The Candidatus Alcyoniella australis DNA segment GAGGTCCGGCAGGTCGAGTCGATCGAGCGCGACCGCTACTCAGGCAAGTTCAAACAGGTCCAGCGGCTTTTTTAGCAGATACTGTTTATGCGGATAAAATGCTGCGCGCGGCCACCAGGCCCGAGGCTGAGGACTGCACCAGGCCGCGGCTGACCCCCGCGCCGTCGCCCACGATGTACAGCCCGTCGATCGCCGAGCGCAGCTGCTCGTCGAGGTCGAAGCGCACTGAGTAGAATTTGACCTCCACGCCGTAGAGCAGGGTTCCCGGCCCGGTCATTCCCGGACAGAGCTGATCCAGCGCCTCGAGCATCTCCATGATGTTCGCCAGGTGGCGGTAGGGCAGGACGAAGCTCAGATCGCCCGGCGTGGCCTCGGTCAGGGTCGGGGCGACCAAGCTGCGCGCGATGCGCTCGGGAGTTGAGCGCCGTCCGCGCTGCAGATCGACCCAGCGCTGGACCATCACGCCGCCGGCCAGCAGGTTGGCCAAGGTGGCGATCGCCCGGCCGTAGCCGATCGGGTCGTCGAACGGCTCGGTAAAGGCCGTGCTGACCAAGATCGCGAAGTTGGTGGCTTCGGTCTTGCGTCGCTTGTAGCTGTGGCCGTTGACGGTCAGCAGTCCGTCGTAATGCTCGGTGACCACCTCGCCGTAGGGATTCATGCAAAAGGTGCGCACGCGGTTGTCGAAGCGTCGGCTGTGATAGATCAGCTTGGCCTCGTGGGCGTGGTCGGTCAGCGGCGCGGCCACGGCCGCGGGCACTTCCACGCGC contains these protein-coding regions:
- a CDS encoding FAD-dependent oxidoreductase; the protein is MNVDVVIVGAGPAGIFAALELARNSDLQIVVCERGKSLDRREEAIRQHEREAWTSGWGGAGAFSDGKLTLSPEVGGWLGDFVGERRLAELIDDVDRVWREHGAPDEVAAMEPGEGRELSERAALAGLSYVPQRIRHIGSDNTPQVLSAFFAELENRVQVLFGRRVLELIVRDGRCVGVTTDDGEILARRAVILAPGRQGSSWLQQQAKSAGLGYRNNAVDIGVRVEVPAAVAAPLTDHAHEAKLIYHSRRFDNRVRTFCMNPYGEVVTEHYDGLLTVNGHSYKRRKTEATNFAILVSTAFTEPFDDPIGYGRAIATLANLLAGGVMVQRWVDLQRGRRSTPERIARSLVAPTLTEATPGDLSFVLPYRHLANIMEMLEALDQLCPGMTGPGTLLYGVEVKFYSVRFDLDEQLRSAIDGLYIVGDGAGVSRGLVQSSASGLVAARSILSA